A window of the Pedobacter frigiditerrae genome harbors these coding sequences:
- a CDS encoding rhodanese-related sulfurtransferase has translation MTYNTLLYYCYSPIADAEQFAADHLTFCKSLGLVGRIIVAEEGLNGTVSGTKEACEAYMAHIKADERFAKTDFKIDEVAEPSFIKMHCRYKAEIVHSGLRDTSIINPNEKTGKYLEPTEFSEMLDRDDVIVLDVRSNYEHNLGKFKNAVTLDIENFRDFPDQIEALAKYKDKKVMTYCTGGIKCEKASALLLHHGFTDVYQLHGGIIKYGKEAGGKDFEGKCYVFDNRIAVDVNSVNPTIVSVCYNCGKTTPKMINCANPECNEHITQCDECGDNLQGCCSVACTTHPRKRTYDGTGYYVKVPQPVTSK, from the coding sequence ATGACATACAACACCTTACTTTATTATTGCTATTCTCCAATAGCAGATGCAGAACAATTTGCTGCAGACCACTTAACTTTTTGTAAATCCTTAGGATTAGTTGGCCGTATCATCGTAGCTGAAGAAGGTTTAAACGGAACAGTTTCTGGCACAAAAGAAGCTTGTGAAGCTTATATGGCTCATATCAAAGCTGATGAACGTTTTGCCAAAACTGATTTTAAAATTGATGAGGTTGCCGAACCTTCTTTCATTAAAATGCATTGTCGCTATAAAGCGGAGATTGTACATTCTGGATTAAGAGATACGAGTATCATCAATCCGAATGAAAAAACTGGGAAATATTTGGAGCCTACAGAATTTAGCGAGATGTTAGATAGAGATGATGTGATTGTTTTAGACGTGAGGTCTAATTATGAGCACAATCTAGGCAAGTTTAAAAACGCTGTAACTTTAGATATCGAAAACTTCCGCGATTTCCCTGACCAGATTGAGGCCCTAGCCAAATACAAAGACAAAAAAGTAATGACTTATTGCACTGGCGGCATTAAGTGCGAAAAAGCATCAGCTTTGCTACTACATCACGGTTTTACTGATGTTTACCAATTACATGGCGGTATTATAAAATATGGCAAGGAAGCAGGCGGAAAAGATTTTGAAGGCAAATGTTACGTGTTCGATAACCGAATCGCCGTTGATGTAAACTCTGTAAACCCTACCATCGTTTCTGTCTGTTATAACTGTGGCAAAACAACGCCAAAAATGATTAACTGTGCAAATCCAGAGTGTAATGAGCACATTACACAGTGTGATGAATGTGGAGATAATTTACAAGGTTGCTGCTCTGTTGCATGTACCACACACCCACGTAAGCGAACTTATGATGGCACAGGTTATTATGTGAAAGTTCCTCAACCCGTGACAAGCAAATAA
- a CDS encoding triple tyrosine motif-containing protein, protein MTNNLFKYFTVYLILWFIPTGIFANDIQSIGVPYVQNYPKSSYLSGNQNWSIAKDKNGIMYFGNAEGLLTFDGKYWQQSKMPNGQIVRAVAAAADGLIYTGSFGEFGFWKYKDKHLTYTSLIKFIPKKFKFNDEIWKIYVVGKKVVFQSFSTIYIYENQKISVLKPSSTFLFLHQAGKRLFAEILGKGLFELQGNSLKPLPGSEILGSTGILSILPYKDNSFIIGTGKNGLFTYNGTTFTPLASAANNFLKTYQLNNGAKILGKYYAYGTILNGIIIIDENGNVVQRINKSSGLQNNTILSLYADNEQNLWAGLDNGIDRVELNSPLYFYFDKTGQFGTVYSSLIVKNKIYLGTNQGLFCSPWLPEDGKLFNSFDFKLIPNSQGQVWELKLIDGQLLCGHNNGTYGVTDEKIEKLTTISGGWTIKKLNSNPNFLIQGTYTGLAIFSKGKNGNWQFSHKIDGFSEPSRYVEQDTKGDIWVGQAYKGLYKLTLSTDLKTATNIKYFDEKNGLPNNFNINIFNIENKIVFSSNVGFLVYDEISNRFTNYESLNSKLGGFAASNKIIPAGLKKYWFINHGKMSLVDLAEPGKIEIDSSRFSILDGRMVQYYENISQISNKIYLISVDDGFVIYNTTNTEKTAQNLKLPSVLIRKIEDITDKYSTITENGNNDEGIEIPFSRNNIRISFSLPYYRQSKIKFQYYLEGYSKQWSDWSYASQKDFTNLSRGSYKFKVRAKISESIVSEITEFKFSVAPPWYASNWAVVFYLIAIVIALIAGKKIYEAKLNRDQQLIKEKLQQEKEAYLKKEAENTEKQIIKLQTEKLQAELASKNRELANSAMSLVYKNELLQKLSEEMTKLKDENGKKLSEDQLRKIQKVIDDGMNDERDWNLFESSFNEAHESFFKKLKANHPDLVPNDLKLCAYLHMNMSSKEMASLLNISLRGVEIRRYRLRKKLEVPHDKNLTEFLLEL, encoded by the coding sequence ATGACCAATAATTTGTTTAAATACTTTACTGTATATCTTATATTATGGTTTATCCCCACTGGGATATTTGCTAACGATATACAAAGTATAGGTGTTCCATACGTTCAAAATTATCCTAAATCTTCTTATTTATCTGGTAATCAAAATTGGTCAATTGCAAAGGATAAAAATGGCATCATGTACTTCGGCAATGCCGAAGGATTATTAACTTTTGATGGAAAATATTGGCAACAATCTAAAATGCCAAATGGCCAGATTGTTCGTGCTGTTGCCGCAGCTGCGGATGGCTTAATTTATACAGGTAGCTTCGGTGAGTTTGGTTTTTGGAAATATAAAGACAAACACCTAACCTACACGTCCCTAATAAAATTTATTCCTAAAAAATTTAAATTTAACGATGAGATTTGGAAGATATACGTGGTTGGCAAAAAGGTTGTTTTTCAATCGTTCTCAACCATCTATATTTACGAAAATCAAAAAATTAGCGTATTAAAACCGTCATCAACATTCTTGTTTTTGCATCAGGCTGGAAAAAGGCTATTTGCAGAAATATTAGGTAAGGGACTTTTCGAACTTCAAGGAAACTCACTGAAACCACTACCAGGAAGCGAGATATTAGGAAGTACGGGCATCCTGTCAATTCTACCATACAAGGACAATAGCTTTATTATTGGCACTGGTAAAAATGGGCTGTTTACTTATAATGGCACAACATTTACACCTTTAGCAAGTGCGGCTAATAACTTCCTTAAAACTTATCAATTAAATAATGGGGCCAAAATTTTGGGTAAGTATTATGCTTACGGAACAATTTTGAACGGCATCATCATTATAGATGAGAATGGAAATGTTGTGCAACGTATTAATAAATCAAGCGGCTTACAAAACAATACCATTTTAAGTTTATATGCCGATAACGAGCAAAATCTTTGGGCGGGTCTAGATAATGGAATTGATAGGGTTGAATTGAACTCTCCCTTATATTTTTATTTTGATAAAACTGGCCAGTTCGGCACGGTTTATTCGAGTTTGATTGTAAAAAACAAAATTTACTTAGGCACAAATCAAGGTCTATTTTGTAGTCCTTGGTTACCTGAAGATGGCAAATTATTTAATTCATTCGATTTTAAACTAATTCCAAACTCGCAAGGTCAGGTTTGGGAACTTAAATTAATTGATGGTCAATTATTATGTGGTCATAACAACGGAACCTATGGCGTAACAGATGAGAAGATTGAAAAACTTACGACCATAAGTGGAGGTTGGACGATTAAAAAATTAAATTCTAACCCTAACTTTCTAATACAGGGCACCTATACAGGTTTAGCTATTTTCTCGAAAGGCAAAAATGGTAATTGGCAGTTTAGTCATAAAATTGATGGTTTTAGCGAACCCTCTAGATATGTAGAACAAGATACCAAAGGTGATATCTGGGTTGGTCAAGCTTATAAAGGTTTGTATAAACTAACTTTAAGTACAGATTTAAAAACAGCTACAAACATTAAATATTTTGATGAAAAAAATGGCCTGCCAAATAACTTCAATATCAATATTTTTAACATAGAGAATAAAATTGTCTTTTCGTCTAATGTTGGTTTTTTGGTATATGATGAAATTAGCAATCGTTTTACGAATTATGAATCGCTGAACAGTAAATTAGGAGGTTTTGCTGCATCAAATAAAATTATTCCTGCTGGCCTTAAAAAATATTGGTTTATAAACCATGGCAAAATGAGTTTGGTTGACTTAGCAGAACCTGGAAAAATCGAAATCGACTCTAGCAGGTTTAGTATCTTAGATGGGCGAATGGTTCAATACTATGAAAATATTAGCCAAATCAGCAACAAGATTTATTTAATTAGTGTTGATGATGGCTTTGTAATCTATAATACTACAAATACAGAAAAAACTGCTCAAAATCTAAAACTGCCTTCTGTATTAATTAGAAAGATTGAAGACATTACAGACAAATATTCAACCATCACAGAAAATGGGAATAACGATGAGGGCATAGAAATTCCATTTAGCAGGAATAATATTCGGATATCCTTCTCACTACCCTATTACCGACAATCTAAAATCAAGTTTCAATATTATTTAGAGGGATATTCTAAACAGTGGTCTGACTGGAGTTATGCTAGCCAAAAGGATTTCACAAACCTTAGTAGAGGAAGTTACAAATTTAAAGTGCGAGCTAAAATTAGCGAATCGATAGTCAGTGAAATCACTGAATTTAAATTTAGCGTTGCGCCGCCTTGGTATGCAAGCAACTGGGCTGTTGTTTTTTATCTAATAGCAATTGTTATCGCACTTATTGCTGGTAAAAAAATATATGAAGCAAAGTTAAATCGCGACCAACAATTAATTAAGGAAAAACTTCAGCAAGAAAAAGAAGCATACCTGAAAAAAGAGGCTGAAAATACCGAGAAGCAAATCATCAAATTACAAACAGAAAAACTGCAGGCAGAACTTGCCAGTAAAAATAGAGAGCTTGCCAACTCTGCCATGAGCTTAGTTTATAAAAATGAACTATTGCAAAAGTTAAGTGAAGAGATGACCAAGCTCAAAGATGAAAATGGCAAAAAGCTTTCAGAAGACCAGTTGCGCAAAATTCAGAAAGTAATAGATGACGGAATGAATGATGAGCGTGATTGGAATTTATTCGAAAGCAGCTTTAATGAGGCTCATGAGAGCTTCTTTAAAAAGCTAAAAGCTAACCATCCAGACCTTGTTCCTAACGACTTGAAGTTGTGTGCTTATCTGCACATGAATATGAGTAGTAAAGAGATGGCTTCACTACTTAATATTTCACTTAGGGGTGTAGAAATTCGTCGTTATCGACTACGTAAAAAATTAGAAGTTCCTCATGATAAAAACTTAACTGAATTTTTGCTAGAGCTTTAA
- a CDS encoding TonB-dependent receptor — MKKLFTKFSVLIVLSLLLLNTAYAQNITVKGVVKDETGLPVPSASIMIKGTTNGTQTDGNGNYSISAPSSGTLVFTYLGYATQEIAINGKTTINVNFSATANDLQQVVVVGYGTQRKIDVTGSVATVKGEDISKQASTNAISALQGRVAGVNIVNNGAPGSSPTITIRGTGTIYGNTGVLYVVDGVWFDEVSFLNPSDIESLSILKDASSQSIYGIRAANGVVLITTKKGKNGDPVISYNGSVGYKKVTNQVEMANATEYATIINELSASNGAAALFADPASFGVGTNWYNQAFRNALQTNHQVSVNGGTEKSSYNFSLGYTDEDGIVKTQNWKRYTAKFSNDFQVLKPLKIGYTVSGTVINSKDINGGIFRQLYAAGPVVPVYYADGTYGDANDFSLGGGNNFNPQVTLDYFNQKSKNYRYTGNVFAELTIAKNFTFRTSAGGEFGQNEVRNYTPLYKATQGQQTTQSTLSINKSENRNWILENTLTYKNTFGDHNITVLAGTTAQRRKSYFINSSAVNVPYSSEGDLYLALGTAATRTVSDGGALSTSASYFGRVNYSFKDRYLLNATIRRDGASQFFGGGDLWGNFPAVGAGWVISNEDFMKDQKVFNYLKLKGSWGKVGNAGVPVNPTTLTISQGGGLVAFFNGVGYTGANVTSIVPSFLNWERTVGTDIGLEARLLDNRLTIETGFYNKKTEQAIFAIPILSSIGTASGTVIGNQADFRNRGFEFLATYADKAQNGFSYSVSANVGINNNEVSSVVTGQNPIYAGGAGIANGALATRTVQGDPIGSFFGYKVAGIFQTPAEVAASAQTGAKPGDFRYIDQNGDNIIDGKDRVVLGNPNPKYSYGVSTTLNYKNFDFSFDIQGVADVDVYNANIAYRFGNENYSKDFYDNRWHGAGTSTIYPSANVGSTANSAPNSFYVEDGSYIRLRNVQLGYALPSSFTNKLTVKRVRVFVDAQNAINFFGYKGFTPEIGGSPTNAGIDATVYPLSATYRFGLQVTF; from the coding sequence ATGAAAAAACTCTTTACAAAATTTTCTGTTTTAATCGTTCTAAGTTTGCTTTTATTAAACACTGCCTATGCCCAAAATATTACAGTTAAAGGTGTGGTAAAAGACGAAACAGGATTACCTGTTCCATCTGCAAGTATCATGATAAAAGGAACAACGAATGGAACGCAAACAGATGGAAACGGAAACTATTCCATCAGTGCACCTTCAAGCGGCACCCTTGTATTTACTTATTTAGGTTATGCTACACAAGAAATCGCCATCAATGGCAAAACAACAATTAACGTAAATTTTTCTGCCACAGCTAATGATTTACAACAAGTAGTTGTTGTAGGATATGGAACGCAAAGAAAGATAGACGTTACTGGTTCTGTAGCAACTGTAAAAGGAGAAGACATCTCAAAACAGGCATCTACTAATGCAATTAGTGCTTTGCAAGGTAGAGTTGCAGGAGTTAACATTGTAAATAATGGTGCCCCTGGTTCTTCACCTACAATAACCATTCGTGGTACTGGAACAATTTACGGTAACACAGGTGTACTATATGTAGTTGACGGGGTATGGTTTGACGAAGTAAGTTTCTTAAATCCAAGTGACATTGAGTCGTTAAGTATATTAAAAGATGCTTCATCTCAGTCTATTTATGGTATCCGTGCTGCTAACGGAGTTGTTTTAATAACAACTAAAAAAGGTAAAAACGGCGACCCTGTAATTAGCTATAATGGTTCGGTAGGTTATAAAAAAGTAACCAACCAAGTAGAAATGGCTAATGCTACTGAATATGCTACAATAATTAATGAATTATCTGCATCAAATGGTGCTGCTGCTCTTTTTGCCGACCCAGCAAGTTTTGGTGTGGGTACTAACTGGTATAATCAAGCCTTTAGAAATGCTTTACAAACTAATCATCAGGTTTCGGTAAATGGAGGTACAGAAAAAAGCTCTTATAATTTTTCACTTGGCTATACAGATGAGGATGGTATAGTTAAAACTCAAAACTGGAAACGCTATACTGCGAAATTCTCAAACGATTTTCAAGTATTAAAACCATTAAAAATTGGCTATACAGTTTCTGGAACTGTTATTAATTCAAAAGATATCAATGGAGGTATATTCCGTCAACTATATGCCGCTGGCCCAGTGGTTCCTGTTTACTATGCTGATGGAACCTATGGCGATGCAAATGATTTTAGCCTAGGAGGTGGAAACAATTTTAATCCTCAAGTAACTTTAGATTATTTCAATCAAAAATCTAAAAATTACAGATATACAGGTAATGTTTTTGCAGAATTAACAATAGCAAAAAACTTTACGTTTAGAACTAGTGCTGGAGGAGAATTTGGTCAAAATGAAGTGAGAAACTATACCCCGTTGTATAAAGCTACACAAGGCCAACAAACCACTCAAAGCACATTGAGTATTAATAAATCTGAAAACAGAAATTGGATTTTAGAAAATACGCTTACTTATAAAAATACTTTTGGTGATCATAACATCACTGTTTTAGCGGGTACTACTGCTCAAAGAAGAAAATCGTACTTTATAAATTCGTCTGCTGTTAATGTCCCTTACTCTAGCGAAGGTGATTTGTATCTTGCTCTTGGAACTGCTGCAACACGCACTGTATCTGATGGTGGAGCATTATCTACATCCGCTTCTTATTTTGGACGTGTGAACTACTCTTTCAAAGACCGCTATTTACTAAATGCAACTATTCGTAGAGATGGGGCATCACAATTCTTTGGTGGAGGTGACCTTTGGGGTAATTTCCCTGCCGTTGGTGCTGGATGGGTAATCAGTAATGAGGACTTCATGAAGGATCAAAAAGTATTTAACTATTTAAAATTAAAAGGATCTTGGGGTAAAGTTGGTAACGCTGGTGTACCAGTAAATCCAACCACTTTAACCATATCACAAGGTGGAGGTTTAGTTGCATTTTTTAATGGTGTTGGCTATACTGGTGCAAACGTAACTTCAATTGTTCCTTCTTTCCTTAACTGGGAACGTACCGTTGGTACCGACATTGGTTTAGAAGCTAGGCTTTTAGACAACCGTTTAACCATTGAAACAGGTTTTTACAATAAAAAAACTGAACAAGCGATTTTCGCTATTCCAATCTTATCTTCTATAGGTACAGCATCAGGAACAGTTATTGGCAATCAAGCTGATTTTAGAAATCGTGGATTTGAGTTCCTAGCCACCTATGCTGACAAAGCCCAAAATGGATTTAGCTACTCAGTGAGCGCTAATGTTGGCATTAACAATAACGAGGTTTCATCGGTTGTTACAGGTCAGAACCCTATTTACGCAGGTGGTGCTGGTATTGCAAATGGAGCTTTGGCAACACGTACTGTCCAAGGTGATCCAATCGGTTCGTTCTTTGGATACAAAGTTGCAGGTATTTTCCAAACTCCTGCAGAAGTTGCCGCATCGGCACAAACTGGAGCCAAACCAGGTGATTTTAGATACATAGATCAAAATGGAGATAACATAATTGATGGAAAAGATAGAGTTGTTTTAGGAAATCCAAATCCTAAATACAGTTATGGTGTGAGCACAACATTGAATTATAAAAATTTCGATTTTTCTTTTGATATACAAGGTGTAGCAGATGTAGATGTTTACAATGCAAACATTGCTTATCGTTTTGGTAATGAAAACTACAGCAAAGACTTTTACGATAATAGATGGCATGGTGCTGGCACTTCAACTATCTATCCATCGGCAAATGTTGGATCAACAGCAAATTCAGCTCCTAACTCTTTTTACGTTGAAGATGGCTCTTATATTCGTTTAAGAAATGTTCAGTTAGGCTATGCACTACCTTCAAGCTTCACAAACAAACTAACAGTAAAAAGAGTTAGAGTTTTTGTTGATGCTCAAAATGCAATTAACTTCTTTGGTTATAAAGGCTTTACGCCAGAGATTGGTGGATCACCAACAAATGCAGGTATTGATGCTACTGTTTATCCATTATCTGCAACTTACAGATTCGGACTTCAAGTTACCTTTTAA
- a CDS encoding RagB/SusD family nutrient uptake outer membrane protein produces MKMNYKNNYIQKIGLIALCTGLLVIPACKNDFLKVDPQAQQPAITFWKTQEDATKAVNSIYANLRTWGNTAFPAIAVESIGGDDAEKGSSANDASYLNGFDNFTVTSTEGQLQGFWEAQYQNINLCNQVLDNIPAISMDATLKTRYLAEAKFVRAYSYFRLVRAFGDVPLRLNVPKDASEFNIPRTPKAQVYAAIEKDLDDAALVLPQTYPAVDLGRATKGAALALHAKVAMYLGKWDLVLSLTNTVMGMGYNLFPNYEQNFRENNENNIESIFEIQCEINQTIAGSATSQYSQVQGVRGTKGGWGFNVPTATLAAAYEAGDVRRDATIIFRGETTPQGDAIPATGDNPMYNQKSYVPFNSIISGFNEGAQQNVRVIRFADVLLMNAEAANEQGNATLAKTSLNKVRARARGGVVGVLPDVTSTDKDAIRQAIWKERQVELAMEYDRYFDVIRQGRGTTVFGAKGWKAGKNEVWPIPLTEIDKSAGKLTQNPNY; encoded by the coding sequence ATGAAAATGAATTATAAAAATAATTATATACAAAAGATTGGATTAATTGCTTTATGCACTGGTCTTTTAGTAATACCTGCTTGTAAAAATGATTTTTTAAAAGTAGACCCACAGGCACAACAACCTGCCATTACGTTCTGGAAAACTCAAGAAGATGCTACAAAAGCAGTTAACTCTATCTATGCAAATTTACGTACATGGGGAAACACAGCCTTCCCAGCAATTGCAGTAGAAAGTATAGGTGGTGATGATGCGGAAAAAGGAAGTTCTGCTAATGATGCTAGTTACTTAAATGGCTTTGATAATTTTACTGTTACTTCAACAGAAGGGCAGCTTCAGGGTTTTTGGGAAGCTCAGTATCAAAACATCAATTTATGTAACCAAGTTTTGGATAATATCCCTGCAATTAGCATGGATGCTACTTTAAAAACACGTTATTTAGCTGAGGCAAAATTTGTTAGGGCTTACTCTTATTTTAGATTAGTAAGAGCATTTGGCGATGTGCCATTACGCTTAAACGTGCCTAAAGATGCTAGTGAATTTAACATCCCTAGAACTCCTAAAGCTCAAGTTTATGCAGCAATTGAAAAAGATCTGGATGATGCAGCTTTAGTTTTACCACAAACATACCCTGCAGTTGATTTAGGTAGGGCAACAAAAGGAGCAGCGCTCGCTTTACACGCAAAAGTGGCCATGTATTTAGGTAAATGGGATTTAGTTTTATCATTAACTAATACCGTTATGGGTATGGGATATAATCTTTTTCCTAATTACGAGCAAAATTTCAGGGAAAACAATGAAAATAATATCGAATCGATATTTGAAATTCAATGTGAAATAAATCAAACTATTGCTGGTTCAGCTACATCACAATATAGTCAAGTTCAAGGCGTAAGAGGCACTAAAGGAGGTTGGGGTTTTAATGTTCCAACTGCTACTTTGGCCGCTGCGTATGAAGCTGGTGATGTACGTAGAGATGCGACAATAATTTTTAGAGGCGAAACCACACCACAAGGTGATGCTATACCTGCAACTGGGGATAATCCTATGTATAACCAGAAGAGTTATGTTCCATTTAATTCGATTATTTCTGGATTCAATGAAGGAGCTCAACAAAATGTTCGTGTAATTCGTTTCGCTGATGTATTGCTAATGAATGCTGAAGCTGCAAATGAACAAGGCAATGCTACCCTAGCAAAAACATCATTAAATAAAGTACGTGCTCGTGCTCGCGGAGGTGTTGTAGGCGTACTGCCAGATGTAACATCAACCGATAAGGATGCTATTCGCCAAGCGATTTGGAAAGAAAGACAAGTTGAATTAGCAATGGAATATGATCGCTACTTTGATGTAATTCGCCAAGGACGTGGTACAACAGTGTTCGGTGCAAAAGGTTGGAAAGCTGGTAAAAACGAAGTATGGCCAATTCCATTAACCGAGATTGATAAAAGTGCTGGTAAATTAACTCAAAACCCTAATTATTAA
- a CDS encoding LamG domain-containing protein, with amino-acid sequence MKRIYILLMATITLGLSSCQKEFDPASYAPPLNIGGYTSADQIAPSNLIAYWSFDGTLTEKMSNTNGVATGTAFTAGIKGQALQGALNGYVISNTPTAVQNLKSFTITCWENMPLNANGIVGLVDISNSTQFWGNMTLFFENGGTSASGNLKVHVNNNGVDNWLGNYAMANPWDKWNQIAVTYDQTTSTYKVYVNGSIIATQVIAGNGPLTFQNAGKMVFGTVHFQTNPSLTSATGSQSWASYLTGQLDEVRIYNKALTITEISSLAKLEGRGK; translated from the coding sequence ATGAAAAGAATATATATATTATTGATGGCAACAATAACCTTAGGGCTATCATCTTGCCAAAAAGAATTTGATCCAGCAAGCTATGCTCCACCATTAAATATTGGCGGTTATACAAGTGCTGATCAAATTGCACCAAGTAACTTAATTGCTTATTGGAGCTTTGATGGGACTTTAACTGAAAAAATGAGCAATACCAATGGAGTAGCCACTGGAACTGCTTTTACTGCTGGTATAAAAGGCCAAGCTTTACAAGGTGCTTTAAATGGCTATGTGATATCAAATACTCCAACAGCGGTACAAAATCTTAAAAGTTTTACCATTACATGTTGGGAAAATATGCCCCTAAACGCTAATGGGATTGTCGGCTTAGTTGATATTTCTAATTCCACTCAATTTTGGGGAAATATGACACTTTTTTTTGAAAATGGCGGAACTTCGGCATCTGGCAATTTAAAAGTTCATGTTAATAATAACGGTGTAGATAATTGGTTGGGAAACTATGCCATGGCAAATCCTTGGGATAAATGGAATCAAATAGCAGTTACTTATGACCAAACAACGTCTACTTACAAGGTGTATGTAAATGGCTCTATCATTGCTACACAAGTTATTGCGGGCAATGGCCCATTAACTTTCCAGAATGCAGGTAAAATGGTTTTTGGAACAGTCCATTTCCAAACAAACCCAAGTTTAACAAGTGCAACTGGTTCACAATCTTGGGCAAGTTATCTTACTGGTCAGTTAGACGAAGTTAGAATCTATAACAAAGCTTTAACAATTACCGAAATTAGCTCTTTAGCTAAACTAGAAGGTAGAGGTAAATAA
- a CDS encoding glucoamylase family protein yields the protein MKKIPIFLLIIVHSLIACKKSDNVKPIDTTPPPSTYSFSDLKVNGVFNGFTYFGLNNNPVIKITFSSPINPTSISGNIILTDATGNSVAFTSTLENNDNTVVITTSTLQPITKYILTANTGLLSKTGDKLQSGITVNLTTSIDNSDKFLRITDDELLTLVQRQTFKYFWDFGHPISGLARERNTSGDIVTTGGSGFGAMAIVTGISRNFITRAEGLARMQKIVSFLKNNVTRYHGAYPHWLNGVTGATVPFSTKDNGADLVETSYLMQGLITARQYFTGADAAETALRTDITSIYNGVEWSWFRKDNGNVLYWHWSPNFNWDMNLPLQGWNEALNTYIMAASSPTYAIPKSVYDIGWSRSGAMKNGNSYYGVQLPLGVANGGPLFLEHYTFLGVNPIGLVDAYANYETQTKAHTQINYNYCVANPAKQVGYGPECWGLTASDIPSGYAASSPTNDLGVIAPTAALSSFPYTPTESMAALKFFYYKLGDKLWSNYGFVDAFKLSEPWFATSTLAIDQGPIIIMIENHRSKLLWNLFMSAPEIKTGMKNLGFSSPNL from the coding sequence ATGAAAAAAATCCCTATCTTTTTATTAATCATTGTACATAGTTTAATTGCTTGCAAAAAGAGTGATAATGTTAAGCCTATTGACACTACCCCCCCTCCATCAACCTATTCATTTTCAGATTTAAAAGTAAACGGCGTTTTTAATGGGTTTACCTATTTTGGCTTAAACAATAACCCTGTTATCAAAATCACTTTTTCATCTCCTATCAACCCTACTTCAATCAGTGGAAACATCATTTTAACCGATGCAACTGGAAATTCAGTAGCATTTACTTCAACCTTAGAGAATAACGATAATACAGTTGTAATTACAACATCAACTTTACAACCTATTACAAAATATATTTTAACTGCGAATACAGGTTTGTTGTCGAAAACCGGTGATAAACTTCAATCTGGCATTACTGTAAATTTAACTACGTCCATAGACAACTCAGACAAATTTTTACGCATAACAGATGATGAACTTTTAACGCTCGTACAACGACAAACCTTTAAATATTTCTGGGATTTTGGGCATCCGATAAGTGGTTTAGCAAGAGAAAGAAATACATCTGGAGATATTGTAACTACTGGTGGTTCTGGTTTTGGCGCCATGGCTATCGTAACTGGCATAAGCAGAAACTTTATTACACGAGCAGAAGGCTTAGCTAGGATGCAAAAAATTGTTAGCTTTCTTAAAAACAATGTAACTAGGTATCATGGCGCTTATCCGCATTGGCTAAACGGTGTAACAGGTGCCACTGTACCTTTTAGTACAAAAGATAATGGTGCAGACTTAGTAGAAACATCTTACTTAATGCAAGGTTTAATTACTGCTCGCCAATATTTTACTGGAGCTGATGCCGCTGAAACGGCACTTAGAACAGATATCACTTCAATTTACAATGGAGTTGAATGGTCTTGGTTTAGAAAAGACAATGGAAATGTGTTGTATTGGCATTGGAGTCCAAACTTTAACTGGGATATGAATTTACCATTGCAGGGCTGGAATGAAGCTTTAAACACTTACATTATGGCAGCATCATCTCCTACTTATGCTATTCCAAAATCTGTTTACGATATAGGTTGGTCAAGAAGTGGCGCGATGAAGAATGGAAATTCATATTATGGCGTTCAACTGCCTCTAGGAGTTGCAAATGGTGGCCCTTTATTTTTAGAACATTATACATTTTTAGGTGTAAATCCTATAGGTTTAGTAGATGCTTATGCCAACTATGAGACACAAACTAAAGCTCACACTCAAATTAACTATAATTATTGTGTAGCTAATCCAGCTAAACAAGTTGGCTACGGGCCTGAATGCTGGGGATTAACTGCAAGTGATATTCCTAGTGGATATGCTGCTAGTTCTCCAACAAATGATTTAGGTGTAATAGCTCCAACTGCAGCTTTATCGTCATTTCCTTATACACCAACAGAGTCTATGGCTGCTCTTAAATTTTTCTATTACAAATTAGGAGATAAATTATGGTCGAATTACGGTTTTGTTGACGCATTTAAATTAAGTGAACCTTGGTTTGCTACCTCAACTTTAGCAATTGACCAGGGACCAATTATTATCATGATAGAAAATCATCGCAGTAAGTTACTTTGGAACTTATTTATGAGCGCTCCTGAAATAAAAACAGGAATGAAGAATTTAGGATTTTCTAGCCCAAACTTATAA